A genome region from bacterium includes the following:
- a CDS encoding response regulator produces MDSPKKTPNILIVDDDEELCNIYKEALEDEGYGIATAQNGKQALAKMKEEHFDLIIADKNMPQMGGARLLKAIRKKDPIVKIVLITGFGGQKSYLDAMERGADEFLNKPFHVAELKKFVSNMLSQTS; encoded by the coding sequence ATGGATTCCCCAAAAAAAACACCTAATATATTAATTGTGGATGACGACGAGGAACTGTGCAATATTTATAAAGAGGCCTTGGAAGATGAGGGATACGGAATTGCCACTGCCCAAAATGGCAAGCAGGCTCTGGCCAAGATGAAGGAAGAGCATTTCGATCTGATTATCGCAGATAAAAACATGCCACAGATGGGAGGTGCCAGGCTGCTGAAGGCAATTCGGAAGAAAGACCCGATTGTGAAAATCGTCCTGATTACCGGTTTCGGAGGGCAAAAGTCATACCTTGATGCCATGGAACGGGGTGCGGATGAATTTCTGAATAAGCCTTTTCACGTCGCGGAGCTCAAGAAGTTTGTCTCAAACATGCTGAGTCAGACCTCCTGA
- a CDS encoding polyketide synthase: MRMFSGGSEDKDEKQEPESGQGAAGKKGADIAIIGIACRFPGAQDYREFADNLFKGVNSIREIPSSRWDTQKYYSPDFNKPNTSISKWCGLIDGIDQFDNQFFSISAREANYMDPQQRLLLEETWHCIEDSGVSLKNLQRKITSVYIGVMAIDYHQEASHPDIITDSYACLGNYECILANRISYAFGLQGASMSIDAACASSLVAMHQAKNSLLLRESDYALAGGVSLDFHPWKYISFSKSRTLSPDGQCKTFDREANGYVPGEGVGILLLQRLEDALAEGNRIYGIIKGSAVNHGGKTLSITAPRVESQKDVIMRAYRDANLSPDTITYIEAHGTGTSLGDPIEVESLTQAFQEYTQDVQFCRIGSVKTNIGHLEAAAGVAGVIKVLLMMRHRTVPKSLNIKKLNPIINFRGSPFVVATEPGDWQARNPELPLRAGVSSFGFGGTTKDQG; encoded by the coding sequence ATGAGGATGTTCAGTGGAGGCAGCGAAGATAAGGACGAAAAGCAGGAGCCGGAATCCGGGCAGGGAGCAGCCGGGAAGAAGGGTGCGGATATTGCCATAATCGGCATTGCCTGCCGGTTTCCGGGGGCTCAGGATTACCGGGAGTTTGCTGATAACCTGTTCAAAGGGGTCAATTCGATCCGGGAGATCCCTTCTTCCCGCTGGGATACCCAAAAATATTACTCCCCTGATTTTAATAAGCCCAACACCAGCATCAGCAAGTGGTGCGGCCTTATCGATGGGATAGATCAATTCGACAACCAATTTTTTAGCATTTCTGCGCGGGAAGCGAATTATATGGACCCGCAGCAGCGGCTTCTCCTGGAAGAAACATGGCATTGCATCGAAGATTCGGGAGTCTCCTTAAAAAATCTCCAGAGGAAAATTACCTCCGTGTACATCGGGGTAATGGCCATCGATTACCACCAGGAAGCCTCGCATCCGGATATAATAACTGACAGCTATGCCTGCCTGGGAAACTATGAGTGCATCTTGGCCAACAGAATTTCTTATGCTTTCGGACTTCAGGGCGCCAGCATGTCGATTGATGCAGCCTGCGCCTCTTCTCTGGTAGCCATGCACCAGGCCAAAAATTCCCTCCTGTTGCGAGAGAGTGATTATGCCCTGGCCGGTGGGGTCTCCCTGGATTTTCACCCCTGGAAATATATTTCCTTTTCCAAGTCCCGGACGCTGAGCCCGGACGGGCAGTGCAAGACCTTTGATCGGGAAGCCAATGGCTATGTGCCGGGAGAAGGGGTGGGGATACTGCTCCTGCAGCGGCTGGAAGATGCTCTTGCTGAAGGTAATCGTATCTACGGGATCATCAAAGGATCGGCGGTAAATCATGGAGGAAAAACCCTGTCGATTACCGCTCCACGGGTGGAATCGCAAAAGGATGTAATTATGCGCGCTTACCGTGATGCGAACCTGAGCCCTGACACCATAACCTATATTGAGGCTCATGGAACAGGGACCTCTCTGGGCGATCCTATCGAGGTAGAATCCCTGACTCAGGCATTTCAGGAGTATACTCAGGATGTGCAATTTTGCAGGATCGGTTCGGTCAAAACGAACATTGGCCATCTCGAGGCCGCTGCCGGGGTTGCAGGTGTTATCAAGGTATTACTGATGATGCGCCATCGCACAGTGCCCAAGAGCTTGAATATCAAAAAATTAAACCCGATCATCAACTTCAGGGGTTCACCGTTCGTGGTAGCCACTGAACCGGGTGACTGGCAGGCACGGAACCCTGAATTACCTCTGCGTGCCGGGGTAAGCTCATTCGGGTTTGGCGGCACGACAAAAGATCAAGGATAA
- a CDS encoding SDR family NAD(P)-dependent oxidoreductase produces MPILLVPMNHSLSALPFGGLARTVQKENSKFSFKIVEFQTSHEAQTALPLSRKVDILLAEAQTENDNEVEVRYEGERRWIKRLREFNLEAEAKLTDGRAASLKEKGVYIITGGAGGLGLIFAGYLAGKVKARLVLTGRSELSDKKQARIRELESLGSEVAYIRADISSREEVRKLITEAKSRFGEIQGIIHSAGVIRDAYIIGKSQEDMDAVLAPKVFGTVYLDEATRGENLDFFVLFSSIAGAIGNPGQIDYAYANSFMDNFALMREGLRRKGSRAGRTLSINWPLWREGGMKVDENIEKALAKTLGMWPLRTEAGLNTFTQGLASEETQFLAVEGDQQKLRQLLGKGDESSWQEDEGKIPPKADEEDLLEKIQKDIVRIASEILKIQETSIDVNKDMNEYGFDSITLTDLTNRVNARYGLEIAISVFFEHSSISASAKYLGNEYRDSFLRYYQDSLGVGKPVKVDQDAPHFPVLDEEGENSHHPHPASPLKGEERDGCPQQGWGTSESAAYKVEPGSCFHTVFLTGATGILGGYILKELLETTDSRIYCLIRANDTVHAQERLRKILAIYGADDRVLSALNHRVLLLIGDVSKDNLGLSGEEYRHLAESIDCAINIKWLSKGSKKILEASKELGYKMEPMPKFMRYNKCRRCGMCHLGCPYGAKWTSLDYLDEAVSQGADVRYETVVERVLLENGKAVGVKGKGPKGRVEIFSDVVILAAGGLGTPVILQKTGIEDAGSNFFGDLLMNTYGVTKDLSQLHEPVKALVDTEFHKSKGFILSTFLQPARLHRFVEAGVRGVLLPTDRTLGIMTKSADDQTGRVYLDGSYSKVVTEKDRARLREGSEIAKEILIRAGVDSKSIVVGNPVGAHPGGTAAIGKIVNSDLKTEIDNLYVCDASVFPRSVGAPPILTIAALAKRLAKTLVSQQTLTEYRSAA; encoded by the coding sequence ATGCCTATCCTGCTGGTGCCGATGAACCACAGCCTTTCTGCGCTGCCCTTTGGCGGATTGGCCAGGACGGTTCAAAAGGAAAATTCGAAATTTTCATTCAAGATCGTGGAGTTTCAAACATCACACGAGGCACAAACGGCCCTGCCGTTATCCCGGAAGGTGGATATCCTGCTGGCTGAGGCGCAAACGGAGAACGATAATGAGGTTGAGGTCCGGTATGAAGGAGAGCGAAGGTGGATAAAGCGGCTGCGGGAATTCAATCTTGAGGCAGAAGCGAAGCTAACGGATGGAAGGGCAGCCTCGCTCAAAGAGAAGGGTGTGTATATCATTACGGGCGGAGCTGGTGGTTTGGGGCTCATTTTTGCCGGGTATCTTGCCGGCAAGGTGAAAGCACGGCTCGTGCTCACAGGCCGCTCCGAGTTAAGTGACAAGAAGCAGGCCAGGATCCGGGAGCTTGAATCTCTCGGCTCGGAAGTAGCTTATATCAGGGCTGATATTTCCAGCCGTGAAGAGGTACGGAAACTGATCACTGAGGCTAAATCCCGGTTCGGTGAGATCCAGGGAATCATTCATAGCGCCGGGGTAATCCGGGATGCATATATTATCGGGAAATCACAAGAGGATATGGATGCGGTACTGGCCCCGAAAGTATTTGGCACCGTGTATCTCGATGAAGCAACCAGAGGGGAGAATCTCGACTTCTTTGTGCTCTTCTCGTCAATTGCAGGAGCGATAGGCAATCCAGGGCAGATCGATTATGCTTATGCCAATAGCTTCATGGATAATTTTGCCCTCATGAGGGAAGGGCTGCGAAGAAAAGGGTCCCGCGCTGGCAGGACCTTGTCCATCAACTGGCCGCTGTGGCGGGAAGGCGGGATGAAGGTTGACGAGAACATTGAAAAGGCGTTGGCAAAGACTTTGGGGATGTGGCCGCTCCGGACAGAGGCCGGGTTGAATACCTTTACTCAGGGGTTGGCCTCGGAGGAAACCCAATTCCTGGCAGTAGAGGGTGACCAGCAAAAGCTCAGGCAACTGCTCGGAAAAGGAGACGAATCCTCCTGGCAGGAAGATGAAGGCAAAATCCCACCCAAAGCGGATGAGGAAGATTTACTGGAGAAGATTCAAAAAGACATCGTGAGGATTGCTTCGGAGATTCTCAAGATTCAGGAAACGAGCATCGATGTAAACAAGGACATGAATGAATATGGTTTCGATTCTATTACCCTGACAGACCTCACCAATCGAGTCAATGCCCGCTACGGCCTGGAGATAGCCATATCTGTTTTCTTTGAACATTCCTCCATCAGTGCATCTGCGAAGTATTTGGGTAATGAATACCGGGATAGCTTTCTCCGCTATTACCAGGATAGCCTGGGAGTGGGCAAACCAGTAAAAGTGGACCAGGACGCTCCACATTTCCCTGTTCTTGATGAGGAAGGTGAAAACAGCCATCACCCTCACCCAGCCTCCCCCCTCAAGGGGGAGGAGAGAGATGGGTGTCCTCAACAAGGATGGGGAACATCTGAGTCTGCTGCATATAAAGTCGAACCCGGAAGCTGCTTTCACACTGTTTTTCTCACCGGGGCTACCGGGATTTTGGGCGGATACATACTCAAAGAGCTGCTGGAAACGACTGATTCACGGATATATTGTCTAATCCGGGCCAATGATACCGTTCATGCTCAAGAGAGGCTGAGGAAAATATTAGCCATTTATGGGGCGGACGACAGGGTATTAAGCGCATTGAACCACAGAGTCCTTCTCCTGATCGGCGATGTCAGCAAAGATAATCTTGGCTTGTCAGGCGAGGAATACCGCCATTTGGCAGAGTCGATCGATTGTGCGATTAATATCAAATGGCTGTCCAAAGGCTCGAAAAAGATCCTCGAAGCATCCAAAGAGCTGGGCTATAAGATGGAACCCATGCCAAAATTCATGCGGTATAACAAGTGCCGCAGGTGCGGCATGTGCCATTTGGGCTGTCCCTACGGTGCCAAGTGGACGTCCCTGGATTACCTGGATGAAGCCGTAAGCCAGGGGGCTGACGTCAGGTATGAGACCGTTGTCGAGCGGGTTCTTCTCGAGAATGGCAAGGCCGTAGGAGTAAAGGGAAAGGGTCCGAAGGGGCGGGTTGAAATCTTCTCGGACGTGGTCATTCTGGCCGCAGGCGGCCTGGGGACCCCCGTTATCTTACAGAAAACAGGCATTGAAGATGCCGGGTCAAATTTTTTTGGGGACCTTTTGATGAATACCTATGGAGTCACCAAAGATCTCAGCCAGCTTCATGAGCCTGTGAAGGCACTTGTTGATACTGAATTTCATAAAAGCAAAGGGTTTATTCTCTCTACATTCCTCCAGCCGGCGCGATTGCACAGGTTCGTAGAAGCCGGGGTACGGGGAGTGCTTCTTCCAACCGACCGAACATTAGGCATCATGACCAAAAGTGCCGATGACCAAACCGGTCGCGTATACCTTGATGGATCTTATTCCAAGGTGGTGACCGAAAAGGACAGGGCAAGACTGAGAGAGGGCTCTGAAATAGCCAAAGAGATACTTATCAGGGCGGGAGTAGACAGCAAGTCCATCGTGGTTGGAAATCCTGTTGGTGCTCACCCTGGTGGAACCGCTGCTATCGGCAAAATCGTGAACAGTGATCTGAAGACAGAAATCGATAACCTCTATGTCTGTGATGCCAGTGTCTTTCCGCGGTCAGTCGGTGCCCCTCCTATTCTGACTATCGCTGCCCTGGCCAAGCGGCTGGCGAAAACGCTGGTATCGCAGCAAACTCTGACCGAGTACCGGAGTGCGGCATAG
- the tilS gene encoding tRNA lysidine(34) synthetase TilS produces MNGRIKYHLVQRIRKFSEKHALLKQSDSVLIGISGGPDSVALLYLLLELREEYSLRLALAHLEHGIRGEESREQARFVQHLGKELGLECFVRHVDVPRLSRTRGLSLEEAAREARYRFFRETGRDIGATRIALGHTADDQAETLLMRLFRGAGLDGLAAMRPRRDEEIPLIRPLLDVFRREILDFLDEQKLPFCLDSTNRELNCLRNRIRLHLIPLLSREYNPQILVTLHQTASILGEEQEWISRLVKEHLGQCLEEAGEQRMRFALDPFLAAPLALQRETLREAVQQAGSSPYKTGFLKVSAVLQWLKEGRAEGVMHLGRDLRIRRHGKSFWIEGRQEQFETLPQADFCHQMNIPGNTLIPELNLSISAEILPAGAVPAEAISPEVTEVMDSGRHGSQCKAEKACLDFDTLPLPLVIRKRQAGDRFHPLGGPGHKKLKNFFIDAKIPRPEREKIPVVAFGQEVVWVFGRRIAEPFKITEKTERVLRLATE; encoded by the coding sequence ATGAATGGAAGGATAAAATATCATCTCGTGCAGCGCATTCGGAAATTCTCCGAAAAGCATGCACTCCTGAAACAAAGTGACAGCGTGCTTATCGGCATTTCCGGAGGACCGGATTCGGTTGCCCTTCTCTACCTTCTGCTTGAGCTGCGGGAAGAATATAGCCTGAGACTGGCACTGGCACACCTGGAGCACGGAATCAGGGGAGAGGAATCACGAGAGCAGGCGAGATTTGTTCAGCATCTTGGGAAGGAACTGGGCCTGGAATGCTTTGTCCGCCATGTGGACGTGCCCCGGCTCAGCAGAACGAGGGGCCTGTCCCTGGAGGAGGCAGCCAGGGAAGCCAGGTATCGGTTTTTCAGGGAGACGGGCAGGGATATCGGGGCCACCAGGATTGCCCTGGGGCATACGGCTGATGATCAGGCAGAAACTCTCCTGATGCGCCTTTTCCGGGGAGCGGGACTGGATGGCCTTGCAGCCATGCGGCCCAGACGGGATGAGGAAATCCCTTTGATTCGACCGCTGCTGGATGTTTTTCGCCGGGAAATACTGGACTTTCTGGATGAACAGAAATTACCTTTTTGCCTGGATTCAACCAACCGGGAGCTTAACTGCCTGCGAAACCGAATCCGTCTGCACCTGATCCCCCTGCTGAGCAGGGAATACAATCCTCAGATCCTCGTGACCCTGCACCAGACCGCATCCATTCTGGGGGAAGAGCAAGAGTGGATATCCAGACTGGTCAAGGAGCACCTGGGGCAGTGCCTCGAAGAGGCCGGGGAGCAGAGGATGCGCTTTGCTCTGGACCCGTTTTTGGCCGCTCCCCTCGCCCTCCAGCGGGAGACCTTGCGCGAAGCGGTCCAGCAGGCAGGTTCGAGCCCCTACAAGACAGGATTTCTCAAAGTGTCTGCTGTGCTTCAATGGCTCAAGGAGGGCAGGGCGGAAGGAGTGATGCACCTTGGCCGGGACCTGCGCATCCGAAGACACGGGAAGAGCTTTTGGATTGAAGGGAGGCAGGAGCAGTTCGAAACCCTGCCGCAGGCAGATTTCTGCCATCAGATGAATATTCCCGGAAACACCCTGATTCCGGAACTGAATCTTTCGATTTCTGCTGAGATTCTTCCAGCCGGGGCTGTTCCGGCAGAGGCTATCTCACCAGAGGTTACGGAGGTTATGGATAGCGGAAGGCATGGCTCTCAATGCAAGGCTGAAAAAGCCTGTCTGGATTTTGATACCCTGCCTCTTCCGCTGGTTATCCGCAAGCGTCAGGCGGGTGACCGTTTCCATCCGCTGGGAGGGCCGGGACATAAGAAGCTGAAAAATTTTTTTATTGATGCCAAAATTCCCAGGCCGGAAAGAGAAAAAATCCCTGTCGTGGCTTTCGGCCAGGAGGTGGTCTGGGTTTTCGGGAGGCGGATCGCCGAGCCGTTCAAGATAACAGAAAAAACGGAGCGCGTCCTTCGGCTTGCAACGGAGTAA
- a CDS encoding GNAT family N-acyltransferase produces MVRQSVQGVSNFQTSDNGQPYYHQSQYGKSYPHFHRSRVSTDLDIEGSVTVRKAVTRDDLMKVFGVRWEGYKKYYKTPDENMDQFDFSPHASLLLAEDKGHNAVGTIRILDRRQGSVELDKFIDLDAILPSEKKTSVIEATRFSIPSHPESKMIKMLLWKALVLYCQINHIDTIVMSARPAAARSYRCLLFENVGPLGVYKHGLLGDLEHQTYICTISERKSILKQRHWPLYHFFFVKAHSGINTDYFMPYDPETEYQDQCMKNWSYV; encoded by the coding sequence GTGGTAAGGCAATCGGTTCAAGGGGTATCTAACTTTCAGACTAGCGACAATGGTCAGCCTTATTACCATCAGTCTCAATATGGAAAAAGTTACCCACATTTCCATCGAAGCAGGGTTTCAACCGATCTGGACATTGAAGGAAGCGTAACCGTTCGCAAGGCGGTAACCAGAGACGATTTGATGAAAGTTTTCGGTGTCAGGTGGGAGGGGTATAAAAAGTATTACAAGACTCCGGATGAAAATATGGATCAATTCGATTTTTCACCCCATGCATCTTTACTCCTGGCTGAGGATAAAGGCCATAATGCGGTAGGAACGATAAGGATACTTGATCGCCGACAGGGAAGCGTAGAGCTTGACAAGTTTATCGACCTTGACGCTATCCTTCCATCGGAGAAAAAAACCAGTGTTATTGAAGCCACCCGCTTTTCCATTCCAAGCCATCCGGAATCCAAAATGATTAAGATGCTGCTCTGGAAAGCACTCGTGCTCTATTGTCAAATAAACCATATCGATACTATTGTCATGTCGGCACGGCCTGCCGCTGCCCGTTCATATCGGTGTCTGCTTTTTGAAAATGTCGGCCCTCTGGGGGTGTATAAACACGGATTGCTGGGAGATTTGGAACATCAGACGTATATATGCACTATTTCTGAAAGGAAATCTATCCTTAAGCAGAGGCACTGGCCGCTCTATCACTTTTTTTTCGTCAAGGCTCATTCCGGCATCAATACCGATTATTTCATGCCTTATGATCCGGAGACTGAATATCAGGATCAGTGCATGAAAAATTGGAGTTATGTGTAA
- a CDS encoding NUDIX hydrolase — MEQKYRHPLPTVDIIIEVEGKGIVLIRRKNPPYGWAIPGGFVDYGESLEEAACREAKEETGLDVHLVRQFHTYSDPGRDPRLCTISTVYLATAQGEPMGRDDAAEARIFTRDRIPPDMAFDHANILDDYFERRY; from the coding sequence ATGGAACAAAAATATCGGCATCCCCTGCCTACGGTTGACATTATCATTGAGGTAGAGGGAAAGGGAATTGTTTTGATCCGGCGGAAGAATCCGCCCTATGGCTGGGCCATACCCGGCGGATTTGTCGATTATGGAGAATCCCTGGAGGAGGCTGCCTGCCGTGAGGCCAAAGAGGAAACCGGCCTTGATGTGCACCTGGTGCGGCAGTTTCACACCTATTCGGATCCAGGCAGAGATCCCCGCCTGTGCACCATCTCCACAGTCTATCTGGCGACGGCGCAGGGAGAGCCGATGGGCAGGGATGATGCAGCGGAGGCACGGATTTTCACTCGAGACCGGATTCCCCCGGACATGGCCTTTGATCATGCAAATATTCTGGATGATTACTTTGAGAGAAGGTACTGA